A genomic segment from Sorangium aterium encodes:
- a CDS encoding serine/threonine-protein kinase: protein MGLARDSMSETVFLGPDASKTCARPRWEWLSPRLPPDLEQEATRRVAWMALCTIVAGALGFLVSELIPGLELGPYPIRVAVFLPFMLVSAALFVIARRGLLSPPRIVDLSFAYKILGAALLSVISNAQPWPEGPMLPGWPPVAVWVLMFPIIVPAPSVRTLFTSTLAILTDPACLWVLVRSGFMEPPSREAMFRRFFPSVIALALSVLVSRVVFGLGRKLDAARELGSYRLVERLGGGGMGEVWRAKHRMLARPAAVKLIRPEAFQGEPSSNGNAKARFEREAQATAALRSPHTIGIFDFGVARDGSFYYVMELLDGMDLDTLVKLDGPQPPARVVHLLRQACHSLHEAHRAFFVHRDIKPANLFLCRYGADLDFLKVLDFGLVAQRKKDADPSKLTADNAITGTPAFMAPEVVLGDRPIDGRTDIYALGCVAYWLLTGALVFEAETSMKTMLLHATEAPVAPSKRAARAIPPALDRIVLDCLEKDPARRPQSARELSERLAALHMDADWTEQHAAAWWETVAPPSLSGQAARAAVDAFG from the coding sequence GTGGGCCTCGCGCGCGACTCCATGAGCGAGACCGTCTTCCTCGGCCCCGACGCCAGCAAGACCTGCGCGAGGCCGCGCTGGGAGTGGCTGTCGCCGCGCCTCCCTCCGGACCTCGAGCAGGAGGCGACGAGGCGCGTCGCGTGGATGGCGCTCTGCACGATCGTGGCGGGCGCCCTCGGCTTCCTCGTGTCGGAGCTCATCCCGGGCCTCGAGCTCGGCCCTTACCCGATCCGCGTCGCGGTCTTCCTGCCGTTCATGCTGGTCTCGGCCGCGCTCTTCGTCATCGCGCGGAGGGGGCTCCTGTCGCCGCCGCGGATCGTCGATCTCTCGTTCGCCTACAAGATCCTGGGCGCCGCGCTGCTCTCGGTCATCTCCAACGCGCAGCCGTGGCCGGAGGGGCCGATGCTGCCGGGATGGCCGCCGGTGGCCGTCTGGGTGCTCATGTTCCCCATCATCGTCCCCGCCCCGAGCGTGCGCACGCTGTTCACCTCGACGCTGGCGATCCTCACCGATCCGGCCTGCCTCTGGGTGCTCGTCCGCTCGGGCTTCATGGAGCCGCCCTCGCGCGAGGCGATGTTCCGCAGGTTCTTCCCGAGCGTCATCGCGCTCGCGCTCTCCGTCCTCGTGTCGCGCGTCGTCTTCGGGCTCGGGCGCAAGCTCGACGCGGCGCGGGAGCTCGGCAGCTACCGGCTCGTCGAGCGGCTCGGCGGCGGCGGCATGGGCGAGGTGTGGCGGGCGAAGCACCGGATGCTCGCCCGCCCCGCGGCCGTGAAGCTGATCCGGCCCGAGGCGTTCCAGGGCGAGCCATCGAGCAACGGCAACGCGAAGGCGCGGTTCGAGCGCGAGGCCCAGGCGACCGCCGCGCTCCGATCGCCGCACACGATCGGCATCTTCGACTTCGGCGTCGCCCGCGACGGGTCGTTCTACTACGTGATGGAGCTGCTCGACGGCATGGACCTCGACACCCTCGTCAAGCTGGACGGCCCGCAGCCGCCCGCGCGCGTCGTCCACTTGCTCCGGCAGGCCTGCCACTCGCTCCACGAGGCGCACAGGGCCTTCTTCGTGCACCGGGACATCAAGCCCGCCAACCTCTTCCTGTGCCGCTACGGCGCAGATCTCGATTTCTTGAAGGTGCTCGATTTCGGGCTGGTGGCCCAGCGCAAGAAGGACGCGGACCCCTCCAAGCTGACCGCGGACAACGCGATCACCGGCACGCCCGCGTTCATGGCCCCGGAGGTGGTGCTTGGCGACCGCCCCATCGACGGCCGGACCGACATCTACGCGCTCGGGTGCGTCGCCTACTGGCTGCTCACGGGCGCCCTCGTGTTCGAGGCCGAGACGTCGATGAAGACGATGTTGCTCCACGCGACGGAGGCGCCCGTCGCGCCTTCGAAGCGCGCGGCACGCGCGATCCCGCCCGCGCTCGATCGCATCGTGCTCGACTGCCTCGAGAAGGATCCCGCGCGGCGGCCGCAGTCGGCGCGCGAGCTGTCCGAGCGGCTCGCCGCGCTCCACATGGACGCCGACTGGACCGAGCAGCACGCGGCGGCGTGGTGGGAGACGGTCGCGCCGCCGTCGCTCTCGGGCCAGGCGGCCAGGGCGGCCGTCGACGCCTTCGGCTGA
- the gspC gene encoding type II secretion system protein GspC translates to MDLDAAVKHHFLWIAGTMIASAAYFQASGVSHLLGKTIIPDRAARLSSTPPAPHRALRDGLHATSAEAILQRNPFDSATGPLLPPPGGAPEERAPVAHGDPWSDPTCDAGRVVLIAASQDAAWSFAAIEGPDGQTQLRRLGGDAAGGTLTRIAWDRVWITAGGARCQMQLGKAGKLGKGAREEAPAPQPRPQARPVGSNDNLNAIPPEIAARIRRVSATEFNVDRAAVDQILEQQALLMRSARVIPERRGDQVVGLKLRIRRGSLLETLGLESGDTLRSINGFDVTDPQKALEAYARLRTANRLSVAIERGGQLMTVDFNIR, encoded by the coding sequence GTGGACCTGGATGCGGCTGTAAAGCACCACTTCCTGTGGATCGCGGGCACGATGATCGCGTCCGCCGCCTACTTCCAGGCGTCGGGGGTGTCTCACCTGCTCGGGAAGACGATCATCCCGGACAGAGCCGCCAGGCTCTCTTCCACGCCCCCTGCGCCTCACCGCGCGCTGCGCGACGGCCTCCACGCGACGAGCGCCGAGGCGATCCTGCAGCGCAACCCCTTCGACTCGGCGACGGGGCCGCTCCTCCCGCCCCCGGGCGGCGCTCCCGAGGAGCGCGCGCCCGTGGCGCACGGCGATCCGTGGAGCGATCCGACCTGCGACGCCGGACGCGTGGTGCTCATCGCGGCGTCGCAGGACGCCGCGTGGTCGTTCGCGGCCATCGAGGGGCCCGACGGGCAGACGCAGCTCCGCCGGCTCGGCGGCGACGCGGCGGGAGGCACGCTCACGCGCATCGCGTGGGACCGCGTGTGGATCACCGCGGGCGGCGCGCGCTGCCAGATGCAGCTCGGCAAGGCCGGCAAGCTCGGGAAGGGCGCGCGCGAGGAGGCGCCCGCGCCGCAGCCCCGGCCTCAGGCGAGGCCGGTCGGGAGCAACGACAACCTGAACGCGATCCCGCCGGAGATCGCCGCCCGCATCCGGCGGGTGAGCGCCACGGAGTTCAACGTCGACCGCGCGGCGGTCGATCAGATCCTCGAGCAGCAGGCGCTCCTCATGCGCTCCGCCCGGGTGATCCCGGAGCGGCGAGGTGACCAGGTCGTCGGGCTGAAGCTCAGGATCAGGCGAGGCTCGCTGCTGGAGACGCTCGGGCTGGAGAGCGGAGATACCCTGAGGTCGATCAACGGCTTCGACGTCACCGATCCCCAGAAGGCGCTGGAGGCCTACGCGCGGCTCCGGACCGCGAACCGCCTGTCCGTCGCGATCGAGCGCGGCGGACAGCTGATGACGGTCGACTTCAACATCCGCTGA
- a CDS encoding cytochrome b N-terminal domain-containing protein — translation MSLGDWLNERIGHREPLRRFLDEPIPGGARIGYVWGGALALLLLIEAVTGALLMSAYAPSATTAWASVAHINFTLRAGWLIRGLHYFGAQALVVLVAIHVARIALHGAYRAPREIGWFLTLGLLGVILGFAFTGNPLPWDQDGYWGARVETGIMGSVPVVGSFTQQLVIGGSSLGHLTLTRLYGLHVFVLPAVMALLLAASFAQFRRHGFGAPHGADLGKADRFYPKQLGLILLAVALVLVVVFDLAAMEHGAPLEAPADPVSDYNARPAWYFRPLFELRKFFPGSLELIATVGLPGVVGLYLALLPFIDRKPGPLRARLPALAPLFLIGLGAVGLLGKSLVKDAKDEAFQRSEAQSAARTARAVALFKQGVPPEGALAMLRNDPETRGEDLYKKECASCHRLNDLGPPKEKQTAPDLTGFGTKAWALEVLKDPDADHLFGKTAFKEMMPSAVKPPADPEAAKVFTPMSAADQETIAAFLEGQARGEPGAGTPGEKMVRQRCTSCHRLDGKTDDEESAAPELRGWASVAWIEAQITNPGSGKAYPPAAMAKDLEGHMPAFEEKLSASDRKVLAAWVYRRGRGESGTTVAAKAPDKKP, via the coding sequence ATGAGCCTCGGCGACTGGCTGAACGAGCGCATAGGGCACCGCGAGCCGCTGCGCCGGTTCCTCGACGAGCCCATCCCTGGCGGCGCGCGCATCGGTTACGTGTGGGGAGGCGCGCTCGCGCTGCTGCTGCTCATCGAGGCCGTCACGGGCGCGCTGCTCATGTCGGCCTACGCCCCGAGCGCGACGACGGCGTGGGCCAGCGTCGCGCACATCAACTTCACCCTGCGCGCCGGGTGGCTCATCCGAGGCCTCCACTACTTCGGAGCGCAGGCGCTCGTCGTCCTGGTCGCGATCCACGTGGCGCGGATCGCGCTCCACGGGGCGTACCGCGCGCCGCGCGAGATCGGCTGGTTCCTGACCCTCGGCCTGCTCGGCGTGATCCTCGGCTTCGCCTTCACGGGCAACCCGCTCCCGTGGGACCAGGACGGCTACTGGGGCGCGCGCGTCGAGACCGGCATCATGGGCTCGGTCCCCGTGGTCGGGTCGTTCACGCAGCAGCTCGTCATCGGCGGGAGCTCGCTCGGGCACCTGACGCTGACGCGGCTCTACGGCCTGCACGTCTTCGTGTTGCCGGCGGTCATGGCCTTGCTGCTCGCCGCGAGCTTCGCGCAGTTCCGCAGGCACGGCTTCGGCGCGCCGCACGGCGCCGACCTCGGCAAGGCGGATCGGTTCTACCCGAAGCAGCTCGGCCTGATCCTGCTGGCCGTGGCGCTCGTGCTCGTCGTCGTGTTCGATCTCGCGGCCATGGAGCACGGCGCCCCGCTCGAGGCGCCCGCGGATCCCGTCAGCGACTACAACGCCCGCCCCGCGTGGTACTTCCGCCCGCTCTTCGAGCTGCGCAAGTTCTTCCCTGGCTCGCTGGAGCTCATCGCGACCGTCGGCCTGCCGGGGGTCGTCGGGCTGTACCTCGCCCTGCTCCCGTTCATCGACAGGAAGCCCGGCCCGCTCCGCGCGCGGCTGCCGGCGCTCGCGCCGCTGTTCTTGATCGGCCTCGGGGCCGTCGGCCTGCTGGGGAAGTCGCTCGTGAAGGACGCGAAGGACGAGGCCTTCCAGCGCTCGGAGGCGCAGAGCGCCGCGCGGACCGCGCGGGCGGTGGCGCTGTTCAAGCAAGGCGTCCCGCCCGAGGGCGCGCTCGCGATGCTCCGGAACGACCCGGAGACGCGCGGCGAGGACCTCTACAAGAAGGAGTGCGCGAGCTGCCACCGGCTGAACGATCTCGGCCCGCCCAAGGAGAAGCAGACGGCGCCGGATCTCACGGGGTTCGGGACGAAGGCCTGGGCGCTCGAGGTGCTCAAGGATCCCGACGCCGACCACCTCTTCGGCAAGACGGCGTTCAAGGAGATGATGCCGTCGGCGGTGAAGCCGCCCGCGGATCCCGAGGCGGCGAAGGTGTTCACGCCGATGAGCGCGGCCGACCAGGAGACGATCGCCGCGTTCCTCGAGGGGCAGGCGCGCGGGGAGCCCGGCGCCGGGACGCCCGGAGAGAAGATGGTCCGGCAGCGGTGCACGAGCTGCCACCGGCTCGACGGCAAGACCGACGACGAGGAGTCGGCCGCCCCCGAGCTCCGCGGCTGGGCCTCGGTCGCGTGGATCGAGGCGCAGATCACGAACCCCGGCAGCGGCAAGGCCTACCCGCCCGCGGCCATGGCGAAGGATCTGGAAGGCCACATGCCGGCGTTCGAGGAGAAGCTCTCCGCGAGCGACCGGAAGGTCCTCGCCGCCTGGGTCTACCGCCGCGGCCGCGGTGAGTCCGGGACGACGGTCGCCGCCAAGGCGCCCGACAAGAAGCCCTGA
- a CDS encoding QcrA and Rieske domain-containing protein translates to MAIGGLACAGAIAVPAASFIAAPAAGSAGAAGGRERWVRVGRLADLPPGEPRRLKVIGEERDAFTVAKDQMLGAIWVIREGEKIRAMSATCPHLGCGIELNDDKKSFNCPCHASRFGLSGAPETGPSPRAMDPLATRVVDGWLEVDFRRYRDGVAELQEIAG, encoded by the coding sequence GTGGCGATCGGCGGTCTGGCGTGCGCCGGCGCGATCGCCGTACCGGCGGCGAGCTTCATCGCGGCCCCCGCCGCAGGCAGCGCCGGCGCCGCAGGCGGGCGCGAGCGCTGGGTCCGGGTCGGGCGCCTCGCGGACCTCCCGCCGGGCGAGCCGCGGCGGCTCAAGGTGATCGGCGAGGAGCGCGACGCCTTCACGGTCGCGAAGGACCAGATGCTCGGCGCGATCTGGGTCATCCGGGAGGGCGAGAAGATCCGCGCGATGAGCGCCACGTGCCCGCACCTCGGCTGCGGGATCGAGCTCAACGACGACAAGAAGAGCTTCAACTGCCCGTGTCACGCGTCACGCTTCGGCCTGTCGGGCGCGCCTGAGACGGGGCCGTCCCCGCGCGCCATGGATCCGCTGGCGACGAGGGTCGTCGACGGCTGGCTCGAGGTGGACTTCCGGCGCTACCGTGACGGGGTCGCCGAGCTCCAGGAGATCGCAGGATGA
- a CDS encoding autotransporter assembly complex protein TamA, whose protein sequence is MPRPIAAALVMFAVFGASACAASRQPPPCTRPDLSGCAIENVSFEGDEVISGDELAARIATAESSRLLAGALEPVPILSIWDALTVEYERFDRFVLERDLARIERYYRARGFYGARVRAARVQRFGGPGKEGRVRVRIVVSEGAPVKIASVDLAWRDWTLEKGRDIDRPVTEAKGELKVGERMDEARYEELKKRLVRVLTDRGFAYANVEGHVDVDLVKNEARIRYTIELGPECRFGKVKLEGLGELPEAPVRTAIGIEEGERFSTAELADAEQALADFGVFGAVAVKPELAPPGQPRNPVVPVTFSVEPSALRAVRLGGGAEVGSRVEAHLVAGWEDRNFLGGLRRFSVEARPGLVFYPVEFSNLFGKELGDTFRLLPEIQLRSELRQPGAIERRTAAVLRGSFKLYCPQTGEFCTKPDKQGGEGESGAAPSPAQEAPEHAIVGYREYVGSIGIERPFLKSDLNAALLYNVQLNSPFTYNSARLPSGFGTLFIPYLQALVSYDRRLNQAGKPDRVTPHHGYYIALDTQLAGYLGFDTAIAEALVGEKAQDERDKRFHSAHDIRLQPEFRAYFPVSRRWTLGFRLMTGWLFTGDYGDASVDPAQCDALAGVDRDRCRRDVGADLQLMQFRGFFSGGATSNRGYGYNEVGPHARVPSLTAGGSADEEAPLVPIGGRLLWETSLELRIPLGESFGTVIFADAGDVTREHRLFRSGAQRLHLSAGFGLRYVTPVGPLRFDVGYRIPCLQVLGVCNETEAAGWPEDERRPGKLFDVLPIAVNLAIGEAF, encoded by the coding sequence ATGCCTCGCCCCATCGCCGCAGCGCTCGTGATGTTCGCCGTGTTCGGGGCCTCCGCCTGTGCCGCTTCGCGTCAACCGCCGCCGTGTACGCGTCCCGACCTCAGCGGGTGCGCCATCGAGAACGTCTCGTTCGAGGGCGACGAGGTGATCAGCGGCGACGAGCTCGCCGCGCGGATCGCGACGGCCGAGAGCTCGCGCCTCCTCGCCGGCGCGCTCGAGCCCGTGCCGATCCTGAGCATCTGGGACGCGCTCACGGTCGAGTACGAGCGGTTCGACCGGTTCGTCCTCGAGCGGGACCTGGCCCGCATCGAGCGGTACTACCGCGCGCGCGGCTTCTACGGCGCGCGGGTGCGGGCGGCGCGGGTGCAGCGCTTCGGCGGCCCCGGCAAGGAGGGGCGCGTGCGGGTGCGCATCGTCGTCTCCGAGGGCGCGCCCGTGAAGATCGCGTCGGTGGATCTCGCGTGGCGGGACTGGACCCTGGAGAAGGGCAGGGACATCGACCGGCCGGTGACCGAGGCGAAGGGCGAGCTCAAGGTCGGCGAGCGCATGGACGAGGCTCGGTACGAGGAGCTCAAGAAGCGCCTGGTCCGGGTCCTCACCGATCGCGGCTTCGCCTACGCGAACGTGGAGGGGCACGTCGACGTCGACCTCGTGAAGAACGAGGCACGGATCCGCTACACGATCGAGCTCGGCCCCGAGTGCAGGTTCGGCAAGGTCAAGCTGGAGGGGCTCGGCGAGCTGCCCGAGGCGCCCGTCAGGACCGCGATCGGCATCGAGGAGGGCGAGCGCTTCTCGACCGCGGAGCTGGCGGATGCGGAGCAGGCGCTCGCCGACTTCGGCGTGTTCGGCGCGGTCGCCGTGAAGCCCGAGCTCGCGCCGCCCGGACAGCCCAGGAACCCGGTCGTCCCCGTGACGTTCTCCGTGGAGCCGTCCGCGCTGCGCGCCGTGAGGCTCGGCGGAGGCGCCGAGGTCGGCTCGCGCGTCGAGGCGCACCTCGTCGCCGGGTGGGAGGATCGCAACTTCCTCGGGGGGCTGCGCCGCTTCAGCGTCGAGGCCCGGCCGGGCCTCGTCTTTTATCCGGTGGAGTTCTCGAACCTGTTCGGCAAGGAGCTCGGGGACACGTTCCGGCTCCTGCCGGAGATCCAGCTCCGGTCCGAGCTCCGCCAGCCCGGGGCGATCGAGCGGCGCACGGCCGCGGTGCTGCGCGGCTCGTTCAAGCTCTACTGCCCCCAGACAGGGGAGTTCTGCACCAAGCCGGACAAGCAGGGCGGCGAGGGGGAGTCAGGAGCTGCACCAAGTCCTGCCCAGGAGGCTCCGGAGCACGCGATCGTCGGCTACCGCGAGTACGTCGGGTCCATCGGCATCGAGCGGCCCTTCCTGAAATCGGACCTGAACGCGGCCCTCCTCTACAACGTCCAGCTGAACAGTCCGTTCACCTACAATTCGGCGCGGCTGCCCTCCGGGTTCGGGACCCTCTTCATCCCTTACCTCCAGGCGCTGGTGTCCTATGACCGCCGCCTGAACCAGGCGGGGAAGCCCGACAGGGTCACCCCCCATCACGGCTATTACATCGCGCTGGACACGCAGCTGGCCGGCTACCTGGGGTTCGATACCGCGATCGCGGAGGCCCTGGTCGGCGAGAAGGCGCAGGACGAGCGGGACAAGCGGTTTCACTCCGCGCACGACATCCGCCTTCAGCCCGAGTTTCGCGCCTACTTCCCTGTTTCGAGGAGATGGACCCTGGGTTTCCGCTTGATGACCGGGTGGCTCTTCACGGGCGACTACGGCGACGCCTCCGTGGATCCTGCCCAGTGCGACGCCCTCGCCGGCGTGGACAGGGACCGTTGCCGGAGAGACGTGGGGGCCGACCTTCAGCTGATGCAGTTCCGTGGGTTCTTCAGCGGCGGCGCGACCAGCAACCGCGGATACGGGTACAACGAGGTCGGCCCGCACGCCCGCGTGCCGAGCCTGACAGCCGGCGGCAGCGCCGACGAGGAGGCCCCGCTGGTCCCCATCGGAGGCCGTCTGCTGTGGGAGACGAGCCTGGAGCTGCGGATACCGCTCGGCGAGAGCTTCGGTACGGTGATCTTCGCCGACGCCGGCGATGTCACCCGGGAGCACCGGCTGTTCCGCTCGGGAGCGCAGCGCCTGCACCTCTCGGCGGGCTTCGGTCTGCGCTACGTCACGCCGGTCGGACCGCTGCGCTTCGACGTCGGCTACCGCATCCCCTGCTTGCAGGTGCTCGGTGTCTGCAATGAGACAGAAGCAGCAGGCTGGCCCGAGGACGAGCGGCGCCCGGGCAAGCTGTTCGATGTGCTGCCCATCGCCGTGAACCTGGCGATCGGCGAGGCGTTCTGA
- a CDS encoding (Fe-S)-binding protein — MLTLLVGLFAAFAWSANRRWQLLKVGRGEDRLDRIAERLKGTWEYAFRQRKMGYYPLAGLAHKLIFFGFLVLLLRTLMLWGRGIDPSFDLWILGHEPVRLPGIGAVPLGGIYEFVKDVMATLVVAGALVFIYYRAIKRERRMTLSGEGLLILGIIVTMMVSDMLYDGASLVLHHRWSTAACGPADAALCERVATVTAPFAGVPADPAALRWHLFPAPAGSLFAVLLSGASPETLVVLAHIGFWTHVTLVLVFLNLLPHSKHFHIITSIPNVFTRNIEARGRLPLVAGSAEAIGEMVMKAAEEPEKAAPVGVARIEDFTWKAILDFYTCTECGRCSDNCPAHKTGKILSPKQLTLDLRDHLYGREGEFINRPGGPRGGDGHAAQANGQATDGAAQDGQAAEAAETQEHAEQAAPENPVPIPEVAYKPVDLVANVVHPDVLWACTTCRACEEQCPVMISYVDKIVSMRRHLVLVKGEFPAELGNPFNAMEVNGNPWNLARLDRGNWAEGLEIPTMAEKPQAPVLYWVGCAASYDDRAKKIARATARLLKAAGVDFAILGQEETCTGDPARRAGNEYLFAMLAEQNAATLNGYKEQGGIRKIVTTCPHCFNTLANEYPDFGAKFEVVHHTDFLLGLVAEKKLVPSKPVEGKVVFHDSCYLGRYNDVYEQPRDILKRIPGLQLVEAEGWNRQKGLCCGAGGAQMWMEEQNKDRVNVKRTLQLLQTEAKTIATACPFCQTMITDGLKDQSKEESIRQLDVVELLEESCALDRSAGSRSAAAPDTAETAASASA; from the coding sequence ATGCTCACATTGCTCGTCGGCCTCTTCGCCGCCTTTGCGTGGAGCGCCAACCGGCGTTGGCAGCTCCTCAAGGTCGGGCGCGGGGAAGACCGGCTCGACCGGATCGCCGAGCGCCTCAAAGGCACCTGGGAGTACGCCTTCCGGCAACGGAAGATGGGTTACTACCCGCTCGCCGGGCTGGCGCATAAGCTCATCTTCTTCGGATTCCTGGTTCTCCTGCTCCGGACGCTGATGCTGTGGGGGCGCGGCATCGACCCGTCGTTCGACCTGTGGATCCTGGGGCACGAGCCGGTGCGGCTCCCGGGCATCGGCGCGGTGCCGCTCGGCGGAATCTACGAGTTCGTGAAGGACGTCATGGCCACGCTGGTCGTGGCCGGCGCGCTCGTGTTCATCTACTACCGGGCGATCAAGCGCGAGCGGCGCATGACCCTGTCCGGCGAGGGGCTCCTCATCCTCGGCATCATCGTCACGATGATGGTGAGCGACATGCTCTATGACGGCGCCTCGCTGGTGCTCCACCACCGCTGGTCCACGGCGGCGTGCGGCCCGGCGGACGCGGCGCTCTGCGAGCGCGTCGCCACCGTGACGGCCCCGTTCGCGGGCGTCCCCGCGGACCCGGCGGCGCTCCGCTGGCACCTGTTCCCGGCCCCGGCGGGCTCGCTGTTCGCCGTGCTCCTGAGCGGCGCCAGCCCGGAGACGCTCGTCGTGCTCGCGCACATCGGGTTCTGGACGCACGTCACGCTGGTGCTCGTGTTCCTGAACCTGCTCCCGCACTCGAAGCACTTCCACATCATCACGTCGATCCCGAACGTCTTCACGCGCAACATCGAGGCGCGCGGCCGGCTGCCGCTCGTCGCGGGCAGCGCCGAGGCGATCGGCGAGATGGTCATGAAGGCGGCCGAGGAGCCCGAGAAGGCCGCCCCGGTCGGCGTCGCGCGCATCGAGGATTTCACCTGGAAGGCGATCCTCGACTTCTACACGTGCACCGAGTGCGGCCGCTGCAGCGACAACTGCCCGGCCCACAAGACGGGCAAGATCCTGAGCCCCAAGCAGCTCACCCTGGACCTGCGCGATCACCTGTACGGCCGGGAGGGGGAGTTCATCAACAGGCCGGGCGGTCCGCGGGGTGGCGACGGCCACGCGGCCCAGGCGAACGGCCAGGCCACCGACGGGGCGGCGCAGGACGGCCAGGCGGCGGAGGCGGCGGAGACGCAGGAGCACGCGGAGCAGGCAGCGCCGGAGAACCCGGTCCCGATCCCCGAGGTCGCGTACAAGCCGGTCGACCTGGTGGCGAACGTCGTCCATCCGGACGTGCTCTGGGCCTGCACGACGTGCCGGGCCTGCGAGGAGCAGTGCCCGGTGATGATCAGCTACGTTGACAAGATCGTCTCGATGCGCCGCCACCTGGTCCTCGTGAAGGGCGAGTTCCCGGCGGAGCTCGGGAATCCGTTCAACGCGATGGAGGTCAACGGCAACCCCTGGAACCTCGCGCGCCTCGACCGCGGCAACTGGGCCGAGGGGCTCGAGATCCCGACCATGGCCGAGAAGCCGCAGGCCCCCGTGCTCTACTGGGTCGGCTGCGCGGCGAGCTACGACGACCGCGCGAAGAAGATCGCCCGCGCGACCGCCAGGCTCCTGAAGGCCGCCGGCGTCGATTTCGCCATCCTCGGCCAGGAGGAGACCTGCACCGGCGATCCGGCGCGCCGCGCGGGCAACGAGTACCTCTTCGCGATGCTCGCCGAGCAGAACGCCGCGACCCTGAACGGCTACAAGGAGCAGGGCGGCATCCGGAAGATCGTCACGACCTGCCCGCACTGCTTCAACACGCTCGCGAACGAGTACCCCGACTTCGGCGCGAAGTTCGAGGTCGTGCACCACACCGACTTCCTGCTCGGCCTGGTCGCCGAGAAGAAGCTCGTCCCCAGCAAGCCGGTCGAGGGGAAGGTGGTCTTCCACGACTCCTGCTACCTCGGCCGCTACAACGACGTGTACGAGCAGCCGCGCGACATCCTGAAGCGCATCCCCGGGCTGCAGCTCGTCGAGGCCGAGGGGTGGAACCGGCAGAAGGGGCTGTGCTGCGGCGCCGGCGGCGCGCAGATGTGGATGGAGGAGCAGAACAAGGACCGCGTGAACGTCAAGCGGACACTGCAGCTGCTCCAGACCGAGGCGAAGACCATCGCGACCGCCTGCCCGTTCTGCCAGACGATGATCACCGACGGCCTCAAGGATCAGTCCAAGGAGGAGTCGATCCGCCAGCTCGACGTTGTCGAGCTGCTCGAAGAGAGCTGCGCTCTCGACCGCTCGGCCGGCAGCCGCTCGGCCGCCGCCCCGGACACCGCCGAGACGGCTGCGTCCGCCAGCGCCTGA
- a CDS encoding TrmH family RNA methyltransferase, translated as MRRSTPNCSFVAQEQRRLLAALDSLDVADVARILEEFVTDERRARLRGVIAARLDAVTVAMDAPHDPHNGAAVLRSCDAFGLQRLHIIERAEQFLVSNTVSRGSERWVDVRTHATTEAAVAALRASGHELVATHPEGELTPRDLSSIPRLALVLGNERDGIRPDLAAGCARAVRVPMRGFAESLNVSVTAAILLEHATNGRPGDLPEPYRNHLYARALVLTVPHAAEILAARGMHLPQPLGGTPPPPPKPRGPKPRRPPAPPALPALEPRSAGAPREPEGG; from the coding sequence ATGCGCCGCTCGACCCCCAATTGCTCGTTCGTCGCGCAGGAGCAGCGAAGGCTGCTCGCCGCGCTCGACTCCCTCGACGTCGCCGACGTCGCCCGCATCCTCGAGGAGTTCGTCACGGACGAGCGCAGGGCCCGGCTGCGCGGCGTCATCGCGGCGCGGCTCGATGCCGTCACCGTGGCCATGGATGCGCCGCACGATCCGCACAACGGGGCCGCCGTGCTCCGCTCCTGTGACGCGTTCGGCTTGCAGCGGCTCCACATCATCGAGCGGGCCGAGCAGTTCCTCGTCTCGAACACGGTCTCGCGTGGCTCCGAGCGCTGGGTCGACGTGCGCACGCACGCGACCACCGAGGCCGCGGTCGCCGCGCTCCGCGCCTCGGGGCACGAGCTCGTGGCGACCCACCCGGAAGGCGAGCTCACCCCGCGCGACCTCTCGAGCATCCCCCGCCTCGCGCTGGTCCTCGGCAACGAGCGCGACGGCATCCGCCCCGACCTGGCCGCCGGCTGCGCCCGCGCCGTGCGCGTCCCGATGCGCGGCTTCGCGGAGAGCCTCAACGTGAGCGTCACCGCGGCGATCCTGCTCGAGCACGCGACGAACGGCCGGCCCGGCGACCTCCCGGAGCCCTACCGGAACCATCTCTATGCGCGCGCGCTGGTGCTCACCGTCCCCCACGCGGCGGAGATCCTGGCCGCGCGGGGCATGCACCTCCCCCAGCCCCTCGGAGGAACGCCGCCCCCTCCCCCGAAGCCGCGCGGCCCCAAGCCGCGGAGGCCGCCCGCGCCGCCCGCGCTGCCCGCGCTCGAGCCGCGCAGCGCCGGCGCCCCGCGGGAGCCTGAAGGCGGATAA